TCGCCCGGGCCCGAGCCGAGCTGGCCGCCGGGCGCCCGGCCGTCGAGGCCGGCACGGCCGCGGTGGCGGCCTGGGCCGACGCGGAGGCGGCGTACGAGACGGCGGGTGCCCGCGAGGTGCTGGCCGCGGCGCTCGACGCGGCCGGTCGCCCCGACGCGGCGCGCCTCGAGCGCGACTCGGCGCTGGTGGCCTACCAGGCGTTCGGCGCCGCCCTCGACGTACGCCGCCTGCTCGCCGTCGCGGGTCAGGGCGAGGAGGAGCCGGGGGAGCGGGCTCCGGGGCCGCCGGTCGCGGTCTTCGAGCGCCTCGGCAGCAGCCGTCGGGTCGCGCTCGGCGGGGTCGAGCGGGTGCTGCCCGACCTCAAGGGGCTGCGCTACCTCGAGCGGCTGCTGGTCCGGCCCGGCGAGGAGCTGCACGTGCTCGACCTGGTCGCCGGCGAGGCCGACCCGCAGGCTCCCGAGGGGGTCGTCCGGGTCGACGCCCCGGGCCTCCTGGTGCTCGACGAGGAGGCCAAGGCGGCCTACCGCCGACGGCTGGCCGAGGTCGAGGACGACCTCGAGGAGGCGGTGCGCACGGACGACCTGGCGCGCCAGGAGATGGCCGCGCGCGACCGCGACTACCTGCTCGCCGAGCTCTCGCGGGCAGTGGGTCTGGGTGGTCGCGACCGGCGTACCGGCGGCTCGGCCGAGCGCGCGCGCACCAGCGTGACGCGCTCGCTGCGCTACGGGCTGGCGCGCCTGGCCGAGCAGCACCCCGACCTCGGGGACCACCTCTCGCGCCGGGTCCGCACCGGCACCTACTGCTGCTACGAGCCCGACCCGTTGAGCCCGGTGACCTGGCGGATGGGCCAGCGGGGCTAGCTGTGATGTCCAGCCAGGTTGTCCAACCTGGTGATGGGTGTCGCCTTGCCGATCGCTGAGTGGGGCCGGTGGTGGTTGTACTCGTGGATCCATGCTGGCAGAGCGGCGAGCCGGGCTGACTCGGAGTTGTAGAACTTCTTGAAGGCCCACCCCTCGGCGAGGGTGCGGTGGAACCGCTCGACCTTGCCGTTGGTCTGCGGCCGGTACGACCGGGTCCGCTTCGGGGTGACGCCGAGATCGGCGCAGGTCTCGCGCCACAGGTGCGACCTGTAACAGCCGCCATTGTCGCTGAGCACGCGGTGGACCGTGACGCCTCGCTCGGCAAACCAGGCGACCGCGTTGCGCAACACGGCAGCGGCGGTCTCCTTGGTCTCGTCGTCATGAGCCTCGACGTAGGCCACACGGGAGTGGTCATCGATCACGGTATGCAGGTAGCAAGTGCCGATGAGGGGGGCGCGATGCTTGCTCCGCGGGGCACCAGTGCGCACGACGGTCGCGGATCGGTTCTTCTCGCCCTGCTGGCGACCCACGTAGCGCCACCCGCCGCCGTCGGGGACGCGGCCGAGCTTCTTGACGTCGACGTGGATCAGGTCCCCGGGCGCTTCGTGTTCGTAGCGGCGGATCGGCTCGCCCGTGGCGCGGTCAATGTGGGTGAGTCGGCTGATCCGGCAGCGAACCAAGACGGCATGCACGGTCGAGGCCTGCATCCCGAGCCGGTCAGCGATCTGGACCGGACCCAGGCGGTGCTTCCAACGCAGGTGGACGATCTTGCGGACGACCGGGGCCGGGGTTCGGTTCGGTTGGCGGTGCGGCGCCGATGACCGATCAACCATGCCGTCGGGACCCTCGGCGAGGTAGCGCTCGGCCCACTTCTTCGCGGTCTTCCACGACACGTCGTAACGCTCGGCCGCTCGAGCCGGCGACCAGCCCTGGTCAATGATCAGACGCGCCAGCCGCAGCCGGGTGCGCGGCGTCAGGGCCGCATTGGAATGGGTAGCGTGGGACATGAAGACCTCCTGGTCGTGAAGCGGTTCCTAGATAGCTCCACTCCACACCGGGAGGTCTTCACCCATCTACACATCAGATCGTGTCGTCACACGATCTCGACCAACGTGCCTGGTCATCACAGCTGGCCCGGCTCGCTGGGGTCGGCGCAGGTCCAGCCGGGCGGCGTGTGGGCGTGGCTCAGCTGGTTCAGGAGCGTGGCCTGCTGCCGTTCGGTGAGCGTGTCCTCGACGTGGGCGAGGATGACGGGCCGCTCGGTCGAGGTGTGCCGGTCGAGCTCGGCCTGCAGGATCCGCGCCGCGGTGCGGACGTCGGGGGTGCCGGGCGTGGCCAGGTCGGCATCGAGCCGGTCGAGGGTCTCCCACAGCTGGTAGTGGTCGAGCGACATGGCGTGCACCGGGCCCTCCATCCCTGCCTCGCGCAGCAGCGGGAACACCAGCTCCTCCTGCACGTAGATGTGCTCCCGCAGCGCCGCGACCGCCTCCCCGAGCCGGCGGGCCGCGACGGTGGGGCCGCCGCGTCGGGCCAGGTAGTCGTCGATGTGCTGCTCGATGGTGCGGCAGCCGGCCTCGAGGACGACCGAGAGCCGCACGGGCGGCAACGGGTCGTGGGTCATGGGGCACCTCCGGGGGCGGGGTCCCCACGCTAGGCCTGGCCCGCTGCCCAGCCCAGGGCCGAAGGACCCAGCGGCGCGGGCCGGCGTCAGGGGTCTACTCGGTCGCGATCGCGTCGAGCACGTTCATCCGGGAGGCGCGCACCGCCGGCACGATGGCGGCCAGCACCCCGAAGACCACGGCGACGGCCAGGAAGGCCACCAGGCTCGTCCAGGGCAGCGCCAGCTCGGAGAGGTCCTCGCGCAGCGAGCGCTGCAGCAGCACCCCGATCACGAGACCCAGCACCAGGCCGAGGACCGCGCCCATAAGCGAGATGGTCACCGACTCCAGGGTGACCATCCGCCGCAGCCGGGGGCGGGAGAGGCCCACCGCGCGCAGCAGCCCGATCTCGCGAGTCCGCTCGAGGACGCTCAGGCTCAAGGTGTTGACGATGCCGATCACCGCGATCACCACCGACAGCGCCAGCAGCCCGTAGACGATGTAGAGCAGCTGGTTGATCTGCGCGGTGATGGAGTCGGCGAACTCCTCCTTGTCCTGCACGGCCACGATCGGCAGGTCGGCGACGATCTCGTCGAGCTCGTCCTGGACCGCCTGCACCTCGGTCGGCGACGAGCCGGCGGCGGTGTTGACGCTCAAGGTGGTGTCGACGCGGCGCACACCGGCCTCCTCGAGCACGTCGAAGCCGACGTTGACCGGCCCGGCCACGGGGGTGTCGTCGATGATGCCGGCCACCTCCACCTCGACGGGGGCCGCGCCGGGGAAGCCGAGCGCGAGCGTCGAGCCGACCTCGAGGTCGCGCTCGGCGGCGGTGTCGGCGCTGACCACGGCCTGGCCTGCACCCGGCTGCGCCGCGCCCTCGGTGACGCCCAGGTCGTAGACGTCGCCGAAGGCGTCGTCGGAGGCCACGATGTACGTCGGCTCGTCGTCGCCGCCGACGGTGGCCAGCACGCCCTGCTGGCGCGCCAGCACCGCCACCCCGTCCACCGCGGCCATCTGGTCGCCGATGGCCACCGGGAAGCTGCCGAAGACCGGTGACTGCACCAGGAAGTCGGCCTCGAACTGGTCGTCGACGAGCTTGTCGGTCGAGGCCGCCATCGACGCGGCCAGGACCCCGACCGCCGAGACCAGGGTCAGCCCGATCATCAGCGCAGAGGCGGTCGCGCCGGTGCGCCGCGGGTTGCGCAGCGCGTTGTCGCCGGCCAGACGACCGGTGGTGCCGAAGACGGCGCTGAAGAGCCGCCGCGCGCCGAGCAGCACCGGGCGACCCAGCACCGGGCTGATCGCGGCCGCGGTCAGCACCCACACCACCGCGCCCGCCCCGATCCACAGCGCGTCGTTGCCGGGGGCGCCGACCACGCCGGCCCCGGCTGCGCCCGCGCCCAGCACCAGCAGCACCACACCGACGGCGGTGCGCCGGCCCAGGCCCTGCTCGGGGGCGCCGGTGTCCTCGCGCATCGCCGCGACCGGCGCCACCCGCGAGGCGCGCCGCGCCGGCAGGTACGCCGACAGCAGTGTCACGCCCAGCCCGACGGCGTACGCCGCCGCGACCGTGCCGGGCGTCAGGGTCAGCACCGCGCCGTTGATCTCCAGGCCGAAGCTGCCGAAGAGCGCGGCCAGGCCACGGGCGAGGCCCAGGCCCAGCACCAGGCCGAGCGTGGACCCGACCAGGGCGGTGAGCCCCGCCTCGAGCAGCACCGAGCGGCGTACCTGCACCCGGCTGGCGCCCAGGGCGCGCAGCAGCGCCAGCTCGCGCACCCGCTGCGCGACCAGGATGGAGAAGGTGTTGGCGATGATGAACCCGCCGACGATGACGGCGATCACCGCGAAGGTGCCCAGGAAGATGTCGATGAAGCCGAGGAACTCCCCGACCGACGACTGCGACTCCTCGGCCACCTCGTCCCCGGTGACCGCCTCGAAGCCCGTGGGCAGCACCCTGCCGGCGGCCTCGACCAGCTCGGCCTGGGTGACTCCTGCGGCGGCGGTCAGCGTCACCGACGTGAAGACGTCCTCGCCGCCCAGGAACATGGCCTGCGCGCCGTCGGTGGAGAAGATCACGAGGGTGCTGCCGGCGGTGCCGGCGCCGCCGTTGAAGCCGGCCAGGCCGACCAGCTCGAGCTCCCGGGTGACCGGACCCGAGCCGTCGACCCCCGGCGGGATGACGGTGACCTGGTCGCCCAGCTCGTAGCCGGCGTTCTCGACGGCCGCGGTGTCGAGCGCGATCTCGTCGTCGGCCTCGGGCCAGCGGCCGCCGTCGAGGACCAGGATCGGCTCGCCGGCCATGTTGGGGCTCGCCGCGTAGTTGAAGGCCAGGGTGGGTGCACCGCCGGTGCCCACGAGCTTGTCGTCGGGGTCGAGCACGTAGAGGCCCAGGCCGTCGACGCTGCCGTCGGCGCGCGCCACCTCGGGCAGCGCGTCGAGTGCCGCGACCTCGGCAGGGGAGACGGTGGCCGTCGAGCCGGCCCCCACCGCCTCGAACGACGCGGCGCCCGCGGGGCGCACCACCGCATCGGACGTCGAGCCCTCGATGATGCCGGTGAAGGTCGTGGACAGGCCGCTGCTGAAGGTCAGCACCCCGCCCAGGAAGCCGATGCCGAGCACGATCGCCAGGGTGCTCATCGCCAGCCGCGCCTTGCGCGCCAGCAGGCTGCGCCAGG
The Nocardioides marinisabuli genome window above contains:
- a CDS encoding ABC transporter permease produces the protein MWRLTWRSLLARKARLAMSTLAIVLGIGFLGGVLTFSSGLSTTFTGIIEGSTSDAVVRPAGAASFEAVGAGSTATVSPAEVAALDALPEVARADGSVDGLGLYVLDPDDKLVGTGGAPTLAFNYAASPNMAGEPILVLDGGRWPEADDEIALDTAAVENAGYELGDQVTVIPPGVDGSGPVTRELELVGLAGFNGGAGTAGSTLVIFSTDGAQAMFLGGEDVFTSVTLTAAAGVTQAELVEAAGRVLPTGFEAVTGDEVAEESQSSVGEFLGFIDIFLGTFAVIAVIVGGFIIANTFSILVAQRVRELALLRALGASRVQVRRSVLLEAGLTALVGSTLGLVLGLGLARGLAALFGSFGLEINGAVLTLTPGTVAAAYAVGLGVTLLSAYLPARRASRVAPVAAMREDTGAPEQGLGRRTAVGVVLLVLGAGAAGAGVVGAPGNDALWIGAGAVVWVLTAAAISPVLGRPVLLGARRLFSAVFGTTGRLAGDNALRNPRRTGATASALMIGLTLVSAVGVLAASMAASTDKLVDDQFEADFLVQSPVFGSFPVAIGDQMAAVDGVAVLARQQGVLATVGGDDEPTYIVASDDAFGDVYDLGVTEGAAQPGAGQAVVSADTAAERDLEVGSTLALGFPGAAPVEVEVAGIIDDTPVAGPVNVGFDVLEEAGVRRVDTTLSVNTAAGSSPTEVQAVQDELDEIVADLPIVAVQDKEEFADSITAQINQLLYIVYGLLALSVVIAVIGIVNTLSLSVLERTREIGLLRAVGLSRPRLRRMVTLESVTISLMGAVLGLVLGLVIGVLLQRSLREDLSELALPWTSLVAFLAVAVVFGVLAAIVPAVRASRMNVLDAIATE
- a CDS encoding IS481 family transposase; translated protein: MSHATHSNAALTPRTRLRLARLIIDQGWSPARAAERYDVSWKTAKKWAERYLAEGPDGMVDRSSAPHRQPNRTPAPVVRKIVHLRWKHRLGPVQIADRLGMQASTVHAVLVRCRISRLTHIDRATGEPIRRYEHEAPGDLIHVDVKKLGRVPDGGGWRYVGRQQGEKNRSATVVRTGAPRSKHRAPLIGTCYLHTVIDDHSRVAYVEAHDDETKETAAAVLRNAVAWFAERGVTVHRVLSDNGGCYRSHLWRETCADLGVTPKRTRSYRPQTNGKVERFHRTLAEGWAFKKFYNSESARLAALPAWIHEYNHHRPHSAIGKATPITRLDNLAGHHS
- a CDS encoding hemerythrin domain-containing protein, producing the protein MTHDPLPPVRLSVVLEAGCRTIEQHIDDYLARRGGPTVAARRLGEAVAALREHIYVQEELVFPLLREAGMEGPVHAMSLDHYQLWETLDRLDADLATPGTPDVRTAARILQAELDRHTSTERPVILAHVEDTLTERQQATLLNQLSHAHTPPGWTCADPSEPGQL